Within Actinobaculum sp. 313, the genomic segment CAGATCGGATTTGATCGGGAGACCTTCCTGGCCACCATCGCCCGTTACAACCAACACTGCAAGGCGGGCGCGGACTCGGATTACTACACAAATCCGAGGTACCTGCGCGAGGTAGTTGAGCCGCCGTTCTATGCGGTCACGATGACTCCCGGAAACCTGATCTCTCTGGGAGGGATCGCCGTCAACGGAAACCTTCAGGTCATTGCTGCTGACACTCACGAGCCCATTCCCGGGCTCTATTGTGTCGGCTCCGAGGCGGCGGGCCTGTGGGGCGATTCGTACCCGCTTGACGTTCCCGGAACGGTGAGCGGCTTCTCGTACACCTCTGGTTGGGTGGCTGCCGATCATGCCGGAGAGGTCATCAAGTCAGCGGAGAACTAGCATTCGCTTCCCATGACGACGCCGTTGTGAGACGCGCCACCTTGGGCCGGTCCTGTGATATCTCATCGGACCGGCCCCTTCCTGTCTTATATGTGGACATCGCTTCCGTTCACCTCCCGACCGAGGCATGATATTCCTAAGTTAGGAGTTCCTTACATGAAGTCGATCGCTACTGTTACCACCTACCGAGCACAGCGCTACGGTAAACAACTCGTATCCCATATGGCTCGCCGCATCACGACCAGTTGGGATGGGGACTCCGGCGTCCTCGCCTTTCCCGATAAGCCCGTCACCGTGCATCTGCAGGCCACCGCGGAGGCACTGATCATGAACATGGAGGCTCCCGCCAAGGA encodes:
- a CDS encoding DUF2218 domain-containing protein, which gives rise to MKSIATVTTYRAQRYGKQLVSHMARRITTSWDGDSGVLAFPDKPVTVHLQATAEALIMNMEAPAKDVAHFEEVVGIHVARFGAGDSLRVSWQRDDGSAGSSQGPFDPAEVEAFRARMRARGGAGPAI